The following DNA comes from Halalkaliarchaeum sp. AArc-CO.
TGAGCGCGACGTCGGGCGCGCGGTAGAACGTGTACAGCACCGCCATTCCGAGGCTGTAGGCGCCGAACACGACGATCGACGCCAGCACGTCGCGGAACAACGCCGTCGCGATCGCCGTCGCGATCACGAACACGATCAGGGTGGCTTCGATCGGCGTCACGGCTGTTCACCCCCCTCCTCGTCGAGTTCGGTCCACGGTTCGATCCCTTCCTCGAAGGCGGCACGGGCGATCGCGTGTGCCGCCGTCGGATTGGTCAGGAAGATGAAAAACAAAAGGAAGACGGTTTTCACCGTGGTCGGCTCCCAGCCGAGTGTGATCGCGACGGCCGCGAGCGCAAAGCCCGCCCCGAGCGTGTCGGCCTGAGAGGCCGTGTGGGCGCGGGCGTACACGTCGGGCAGCCGGATCACGCCGGTCGCGGACACGAGGGTGAAAAACAGCCCCGTGATTGCGAGTAGGAGGACGAGCACCACGCGAACCAGCTCGAGGTCGCTCATATGACTCCCCCCTGTTCGACGGTGAACTTCGAGATCGCGACCGACATCAGGAAGTTCAACAGCGCGTACACCAGCGCGATGTCCAGGAACCACGGCTCGTTGAGCGCCGCACCCAGAAGTGCGAGGATGACGACGGTGTTGGTTCCGAGGACGTTCACCGCAAGCACCCGGTCCTGGATCGTCGGACCGTCGATCGCGCGGTACAGCATCGCGATCGCGAGCGCAACGAACAGCGCCGCGATCGCGATCAGTATTTCACCGAGCGAGAAGCCGGCCACGACGGTGGTCTCGACGAAACTCATTCGTCGTTCACCTCCCGTTCTTCGTCGGAGCCGTCGTCGTCGGGATCGGCGTCCGGAGGCCCGTCCTCGATAACTGCGTCGGCTTCAGGTCCCTGGAGGATCTCCGTGTCGCCTCGCTCTTCCGGGCTCGCGATCCGTGCGGCCTCCCGACCGTAGAAGACGAACCGGACCCACCGCTCCAGCGAGCCGGCGAACAGCCCGTCCCGGGCCGACGGCACCAGCGAGTGAACGTAGAGGTCCTGATCCCGTGCCCGCACGGTGAGCGTTCCGGGCGTCAGCGTGATGCTGTTCGCGAGCGTCGTGAGCTGGACGCCCGGACCAACGTACACCCGCACCCGGGTGAGTCGCGGTTTGATCGGCATCGACGGACGGAGGATCACCGACGCGATGATCAGGTTGGACTTGACGATCTCGACGAACAGGTACGGGACGTAGACGGCCAGCCGGAGCAGGCGGAGCGGTGTCTCCGGGAACGAGGGGTCGCGATCGATCGTAATCGTCGAGAGCACTCCCGCGACGATCGCGGCGCTGACCGCACCGGTAACGACGTCGAACAGTCCGGAAAATCCGCCCAAAACGAGATAAAACAGATAGGAAACGCCGAACACGAACAGGAACCGTCCGGCAGAAAGCTCGCGGGCGAGCCGCTGTCGCCTGGAGGGCCGCTCGACCGGGGCCTCCTCGACGGTCAATCCGCGCGCTTCGAGTTCGAAATCCAGTGGTTGATGCAGCGTCGACCGCCCGACGAGACTGTATTCTGGATCCATCAGAACTGTCTCGATCCCGTGTTCGTCGGTGTATTCGAAGAGCAGTTCCGCGTAGTCGTCCGCTCCGAAGAGGTACTCTCCGTGTCCGAGGACCGCCGTGTGGACCGTTTCGTCCGTGATCGTCCCCTCGTAGCCCGCCTCCTCTGCGTCGTATCGACACCACACCTCGATCCGGTCGAGGAGATCCGTCGCCTCCGCGTATCGCCCGGACGATCCGGGGTCGTCGTCCCGCCAGGTCGCGAGATAGACGAAGTGGAGTTCGGGCTCGCCGTCCGCGGCGGCGATCTGCTCGACTGCGTGCGCGACTGTTTTGCGAACCGTTGCGGTGTTCTTCACCGGTACCAGTAGCCGTCCACGCTCAGCCGGCACCGAACCACCTCCTGTCGGGTTCGTCCGCGAGTCTCATCACCAACAAGGTCCGACTACCCGCTCAAAACTCTACTTATCTCGACCGAGGAGAGGGACCGGTCGTCTCCGAGATTGGACTGCTCTCAGGTTCAAAAGCCCTTGCCGAGCAGTTCCCGTGCGATGATGTTCTTCTGGATCTCGCTGGTCCCTTCGTAGATCTGGGTGATCTTCGCGTCGCGGAAGAGTCGCTCTACGTCGTGGTCGTTGACGTACCCCGCGCCGCCGTGGATCTGCACCGCCTCGTCGGTGACGTCGCGGGCTACCCTCGAGGCGAATTCCTTGGCCATCGACGCCAGCATCGTGAGGTCGTCGCCGCCGTTGTCGACGCTCCAGGCCGACTTGTACGTCAGCTGCCGGGCGGCCTCCGTGCGGGTGTGCATGTCGGCGAGTTTGTGCTGGATCGACTGGAACTCGCTGATCGACCGGCCGAACTGCTCGCGCTCCTGTGCGTACTCCAGGGCGCGCTCGGCGGCGCCTTTCGCGATCCCGACGCCCTGGGCGGCGACGGCGGTCCGCGTCTCGTCGAAGAACTGCATCAGCTGCAGGAACCCCATCCCGCGGGTTCCGATGAGGTTCTCCTCGGGGACGCGGACGTCGTCGAAGATCAGCTCGGCGGTGTCGCTGGCACGGATTCCCAGCTTTCCGGTGATCTTGTCAGCGGAGAAGCCGTCACGGTCCGCCTCGACGAGGATCTGGGAGTACCCCGAATAGCGGTCTTCGACCTCGGGATCCGTCTCGCACACCACCACGAAGTAGTCGGCGACGGTCCCGTTGGTGATCCACATCTTGTTCCCGTTTATCACCCACTCGTCGCCGTCCTTTTCCGCCCGGGTGCTGATCGAGGTGACGTCCGATCCCGCCTGCGGCTCGCTGATCGCCGATCCCATCACGGCCTCGCCCTCCGCGAGCGGCGGGAGAACCTCCTGTTTCTGTTCTTCGGTGCCGAACTCCATGATCGCCTCGGCGCCGAACCCGGCGCTGGTGATGCACAGTCCGATCCCGGGATCTGCAGCGAACAACTCCTCGGTCAGGATGCACATTTCGACCGACGAGTACCCAACCCCCCCGTAGTCGATCGGGATGTGCGGCGCGAGAAGGCCCATTTCGGCGGCTTTGTCCATCACCTCGTGGGGATACTCCTCGTTGACGTCGTACTCGGTCGCGACCGGCCGGATCTCGTTTTCCGCGAACCGTCGCACTTCCTCGCGGAGTGCCCTTTGCTCGTCGGTTAGTTCGAAGTCCATACTCGAGTATGCACACCGCGGTATGATACACGTTTCCAAACATCAGTAAACAAATTTAGAGTTCACAGCACGTTCGAACGTCCACCATGGCCCACAGGAGCGGAGCTTTTCAGCCCCCGGTACCAAGGGCAGATATGTCCGCCCGCGACGACGAGGAACTCCGCGAGCTGCTCGGGGAGCTGGAGTCGACCCTGGAGGAGCTCAGAACCCAACTGCGAGCCGAGGGGCGGAGTCGAGGGTTGCCGCGACCACCGACCCCGGGAGAACTCCTTCGGTTCACCGACCGGTACACGATTCCGACCGTGATC
Coding sequences within:
- a CDS encoding cation:proton antiporter; this encodes MSFVETTVVAGFSLGEILIAIAALFVALAIAMLYRAIDGPTIQDRVLAVNVLGTNTVVILALLGAALNEPWFLDIALVYALLNFLMSVAISKFTVEQGGVI
- the mnhG gene encoding monovalent cation/H(+) antiporter subunit G; this encodes MSDLELVRVVLVLLLAITGLFFTLVSATGVIRLPDVYARAHTASQADTLGAGFALAAVAITLGWEPTTVKTVFLLFFIFLTNPTAAHAIARAAFEEGIEPWTELDEEGGEQP
- a CDS encoding monovalent cation/H+ antiporter subunit E yields the protein MPAERGRLLVPVKNTATVRKTVAHAVEQIAAADGEPELHFVYLATWRDDDPGSSGRYAEATDLLDRIEVWCRYDAEEAGYEGTITDETVHTAVLGHGEYLFGADDYAELLFEYTDEHGIETVLMDPEYSLVGRSTLHQPLDFELEARGLTVEEAPVERPSRRQRLARELSAGRFLFVFGVSYLFYLVLGGFSGLFDVVTGAVSAAIVAGVLSTITIDRDPSFPETPLRLLRLAVYVPYLFVEIVKSNLIIASVILRPSMPIKPRLTRVRVYVGPGVQLTTLANSITLTPGTLTVRARDQDLYVHSLVPSARDGLFAGSLERWVRFVFYGREAARIASPEERGDTEILQGPEADAVIEDGPPDADPDDDGSDEEREVNDE
- a CDS encoding acyl-CoA dehydrogenase family protein, with amino-acid sequence MDFELTDEQRALREEVRRFAENEIRPVATEYDVNEEYPHEVMDKAAEMGLLAPHIPIDYGGVGYSSVEMCILTEELFAADPGIGLCITSAGFGAEAIMEFGTEEQKQEVLPPLAEGEAVMGSAISEPQAGSDVTSISTRAEKDGDEWVINGNKMWITNGTVADYFVVVCETDPEVEDRYSGYSQILVEADRDGFSADKITGKLGIRASDTAELIFDDVRVPEENLIGTRGMGFLQLMQFFDETRTAVAAQGVGIAKGAAERALEYAQEREQFGRSISEFQSIQHKLADMHTRTEAARQLTYKSAWSVDNGGDDLTMLASMAKEFASRVARDVTDEAVQIHGGAGYVNDHDVERLFRDAKITQIYEGTSEIQKNIIARELLGKGF